The following proteins are encoded in a genomic region of Trichomycterus rosablanca isolate fTriRos1 unplaced genomic scaffold, fTriRos1.hap1 scaffold_129, whole genome shotgun sequence:
- the LOC134305217 gene encoding histone H3 — MARTKQTARKSTGGKAPRKQLATKAARKSAPATGGVKKPHRYRPGTVALREIRRYQKSTELLIRKLPFQRLVREIAQDFKTDLRFQSSAVMALQEASEAYLVGLFEDTNLCAIHAKRVTIMPKDIQLARRIRGERA, encoded by the coding sequence ATGGCAAGAACCAAGCAGACCGCTCGTAAATCCACCGGTGGTAAAGCGCCGAGGAAGCAGCTCGCCACTAAGGCTGCCCGCAAGAGCGCCCCGGCTACTGGCGGTGTGAAGAAACCTCACCGTTACAGGCCAGGTACCGTGGCTCTGCGTGAAATCCGCCGTTATCAGAAGTCCACTGAGCTGCTCATCCGCAAGCTGCCCTTCCAGCGCCTGGTTAGAGAGATCGCTCAGGACTTTAAGACCGATCTGCGCTTCCAGAGTTCTGCCGTCATGGCTCTGCAGGAGGCCAGTGAGGCTTACCTGGTCGGCCTGTTCGAGGACACCAACCTGTGCGCCATCCATGCCAAGAGGGTGACCATCATGCCTAAGGACATCCAGCTGGCCCGCCGTATTCGCGGAGAGCGTGCTTAA
- the LOC134305208 gene encoding histone H2A-like yields the protein KTGGKTRAKAKTRSSRAGLQFPVGRVHRLLRKGNYAHRVGAGAPVYLAAVLEYLTAEILELAGNAARDNKKSRIIPRHLQLAVRNDEELNRLLGGVTIAQGGVLPNIQAVLLPKKTEK from the coding sequence GAAGACCGGTGGTAAGACTCGGGCTAAAGCCAAGACTCGTTCATCTCGTGCCGGTCTTCAGTTCCCTGTGGGCCGTGTTCACAGACTGCTACGTAAGGGTAATTACGCCCAccgtgtgggagctggtgctcctgtctacttggctgccgtgctggagtatctgaccgctgagatcctcgagttggctggtaacgccgccagagataacaagaagtctcgtatcatccctcgtcatctgcagttggccgtgcgtaacgacgaggagttaaacagactgcttggaggtgtaaccatcgctcagggcggtgtgctgcctaacatccaggctgttctgttgcccaagaagaccgagaaa